The following are encoded in a window of Acidobacteriota bacterium genomic DNA:
- the eno gene encoding phosphopyruvate hydratase: MSLIEKVHAREILDSRGNPTVEAEVLLDSGVIGRAAVPSGASTGENEAVELRDGDKFRYLGKGVKLAVENVNKNIANALVDKDAFNQAEIDRLMIELDDTANKSKLGANAILAVSLATARAAAADLDIPLYRYIGGTNARTLPTPMMNIINGGAHADNNVDFQEFMIVPAGAPTFAEALRWGAEVFHTLKGVLKSRGYSTAVGDEGGFAPSLKSNDEAIEVILKAIEDAGYKAGEEIAIALDPASSEFFTDGHYVFKKSDGRKLTSAQMVDYWVNWVKQYPIISIEDGLAENDWEGWGAITEQLGDTVQLVGDDLFVTNTLYLQRGINEVVANSILIKVNQIGTLTETLDAIELARTNNYTAIASHRSGETEDAFIADLAVATNCGQIKTGSASRTDRIAKYNQLLRIEEELEDSARYGGFSSFYQLELEQLNFPVKLKSARR; this comes from the coding sequence ATGAGTTTGATTGAAAAGGTTCATGCCCGCGAAATCCTCGATTCGCGTGGTAACCCGACCGTTGAGGCTGAAGTATTGCTGGATAGCGGTGTTATTGGCCGAGCCGCTGTGCCTTCGGGCGCTTCGACCGGCGAAAACGAAGCCGTCGAATTACGCGACGGCGACAAGTTCCGGTACCTGGGCAAAGGTGTCAAGCTGGCCGTTGAAAACGTCAACAAAAACATCGCCAATGCGTTGGTGGACAAAGACGCATTCAACCAGGCCGAAATTGACCGCTTGATGATTGAGCTGGACGATACGGCCAACAAATCCAAGCTGGGCGCAAACGCGATCCTGGCGGTTTCGCTCGCCACTGCCCGCGCGGCCGCAGCGGATTTGGACATTCCGTTGTACCGGTACATTGGCGGAACCAACGCCCGCACGCTGCCGACGCCGATGATGAACATCATCAACGGCGGCGCTCACGCCGACAACAACGTGGATTTTCAGGAGTTCATGATCGTTCCGGCGGGAGCTCCAACATTTGCCGAAGCCCTGCGTTGGGGTGCGGAGGTTTTTCACACGCTGAAAGGTGTGTTGAAATCGCGCGGCTATTCCACCGCCGTCGGCGATGAAGGCGGATTCGCTCCGAGCCTGAAATCCAACGACGAAGCCATCGAAGTCATCCTGAAAGCGATCGAAGATGCCGGGTACAAAGCGGGCGAGGAAATTGCCATCGCGCTCGATCCGGCCAGCTCGGAATTTTTCACCGATGGCCATTACGTCTTCAAAAAATCCGATGGGCGCAAACTGACTTCAGCGCAAATGGTGGATTACTGGGTCAATTGGGTGAAACAGTATCCGATCATTTCCATCGAAGACGGGTTGGCCGAAAACGATTGGGAGGGTTGGGGCGCGATAACGGAACAATTGGGCGATACGGTTCAGCTTGTCGGCGACGATCTGTTCGTCACAAACACGCTTTACCTGCAACGCGGCATCAACGAAGTGGTCGCCAATTCCATCCTGATCAAAGTCAACCAGATCGGTACGCTGACCGAAACGCTGGATGCGATTGAACTGGCGCGGACGAATAACTACACCGCCATCGCGTCGCACCGTTCGGGCGAAACCGAAGACGCGTTTATCGCCGATTTGGCGGTGGCCACGAACTGCGGCCAGATCAAAACCGGCTCGGCATCGCGCACAGACCGCATCGCCAAATACAACCAACTGCTTCGCATCGAAGAAGAATTGGAAGATTCGGCGCGGTACGGTGGATTTTCTTCGTTTTACCAACTGGAGCTGGAGCAGTTGAACTTCCCTGTGAAGTTGAAATCAGCGCGCCGGTAA
- a CDS encoding carboxypeptidase regulatory-like domain-containing protein — MSPKSKFVSLFLSFALFIPQFSFSVFAGDSDLASKFDTVTGTITGKAVEGVPGKILERPESSLRPKIPGVRVRITNLETGIFRTVLTDSNGEYRFALVPVGKYKVEMSKDGYYVINDEEISQKPVIVRLNDLVPYVPDAQMIQGVKPPPVVAVTQQVTPQPPPAAQSTPVAKEDYQGQITNQIDPTRRFNANEQMVALLPLANIRTFDDLATLAAGVAPPPQVKGVAGPGIGAGIGTAGQFSVNGARARSNNFTVDGSDNNDEDVGVRRQGFVALVPQSIESVKEIQIVTHLWDAEQGRSIGSQVNAVSKSGTNQIHGTLYDFFNHSSLNARNFFDYSAKNAPAYRLDALAVGQYVNGQPITTRRLPVRLDGQDVVLPNPSQGKDQYQRNQGGGTIGFPILKDRTFFFGSYEHQDIKARQESHFSVPTVAQRGFLGFGATGFTAVDRFNRRQTFFPTSPAGDSVLALFPFPNNPVGPYGENTFTQVLPADADATIYSLKLDHNFNLFSQATHSFTARYNFTDDKKQVPQVGGAIFSGVIPKVRTQNLSLFLSSQLAPARANQLRASYGRTALAFGEMRDAFLQKPSFLPKESFLLNATGIGNLTTPEFPTLYVNYGYPGIPADGNLGTLGQVLVTPFSPLGLDVYLFPQSRANNTIQIADTYSWFRAEHTLKFGGDVRRTQLNSSLNRNYRAQVVFGGTPDLTGQFDQAPIQNLSFSGPTPGYFSGTDLASLGIPTGLFQSLAIGTPNSEIGLRLWQLNFFANDNWRVHRGFTLDYGLRYELNTVPREVNSRIEDTFALNNLPSADTSLRIRAARSTQILSNQDLLNSYNATINSLKQTFAGRDSIFDPDRNNFGGHLGFAVDPFAGSSSQTGKTVIRGGIGAYYDLTLGSVVSQSRNVFPNFLPFNADAGSFANFQQLFFSRTGGGILAIYNPTFINIDVVNPNGSSITYPLIQSGQLNAVQLPSGVLPQVLGLLFNPATSNPVSNGTRLPSGGGLAYTLPANDLRSPYTLQFNLQVERELFNDFLLNVAYVGTRGVKLTRFRAPNGGPNSITLPIDPLGFNANNPIFAIALPPLSNFDAGQYQRPNPNLGAYTIFDSSAASIYHSLQASLTKRFSRGYQFTAAYAWSHAIDDVSDVFDVGGAFVLPQDDRALQLERGDANFDVRHRFSLSTISNFPFIDRFNNAQGAAKAVLGGWQLATFSTFQTGQPFTVNSSLDVNRDGNLTDRLNTLNGLTLLDDRQVKLQLGTSSVNLLAPLGKNGAIGRNTFRANGIAKTDLAVVKNIQLRGDHYIVFRAEAFNVWNRTHFGIPVRILEAPSFGKSVDTQIGPRQIQFALKYVF; from the coding sequence TTCCCTATGTTCCTGACGCCCAGATGATTCAGGGCGTCAAACCGCCGCCGGTTGTCGCCGTCACGCAACAAGTGACGCCTCAACCTCCGCCCGCCGCCCAATCAACGCCCGTTGCCAAAGAGGATTACCAGGGACAGATCACCAATCAGATTGATCCGACGCGGCGATTCAACGCCAACGAACAAATGGTTGCACTGTTGCCGCTGGCGAACATTCGCACCTTCGACGATTTGGCAACGCTGGCTGCCGGAGTTGCGCCGCCCCCGCAAGTCAAAGGCGTCGCCGGTCCCGGCATCGGCGCAGGCATCGGAACCGCAGGACAATTTTCCGTCAACGGCGCGCGCGCACGTTCCAACAATTTCACGGTAGATGGTTCCGACAACAACGACGAAGACGTCGGCGTTCGTCGGCAAGGCTTCGTCGCGCTGGTTCCGCAATCCATCGAATCCGTAAAAGAGATTCAAATTGTCACGCATCTGTGGGACGCCGAACAGGGACGCAGCATCGGGTCGCAAGTCAACGCCGTGTCGAAATCCGGCACGAATCAGATACATGGCACGCTGTACGACTTTTTCAATCATTCATCGCTGAATGCGCGAAATTTTTTTGATTATTCGGCAAAGAATGCTCCGGCATATAGGTTGGATGCATTGGCTGTTGGACAATACGTGAATGGTCAGCCAATCACCACACGTCGGCTCCCCGTTCGACTGGATGGCCAGGACGTCGTGTTACCCAATCCGTCGCAAGGCAAAGATCAATATCAGCGCAACCAGGGCGGAGGCACCATCGGCTTTCCGATTCTGAAGGATCGGACGTTTTTCTTTGGTTCATACGAGCACCAGGACATCAAAGCCCGGCAGGAAAGTCATTTTTCCGTGCCGACTGTTGCTCAGCGCGGCTTTCTGGGATTCGGCGCGACGGGGTTTACTGCCGTTGACCGCTTCAATCGCCGACAAACTTTCTTCCCAACATCTCCCGCGGGCGATTCGGTCTTGGCTCTTTTTCCCTTCCCGAATAACCCGGTCGGGCCGTATGGCGAAAATACCTTCACGCAAGTGCTGCCCGCCGATGCCGACGCGACGATTTATTCCCTGAAACTGGATCACAACTTCAATCTGTTTTCGCAAGCGACGCATTCGTTTACGGCTCGCTATAACTTTACGGACGATAAAAAGCAGGTCCCTCAGGTCGGCGGCGCAATCTTTTCCGGCGTCATTCCCAAAGTCCGAACACAGAATCTGTCGTTGTTTCTGTCCAGCCAGTTGGCGCCTGCTCGCGCCAATCAGCTTCGTGCCAGTTATGGCCGCACGGCATTGGCTTTTGGGGAAATGCGAGATGCATTTCTGCAAAAACCCTCTTTTCTCCCGAAGGAGTCGTTTTTGCTCAACGCCACTGGCATTGGAAACCTCACCACCCCAGAATTTCCAACACTTTACGTGAACTACGGATACCCGGGCATTCCTGCCGATGGAAACCTGGGCACGCTCGGACAAGTTTTAGTGACGCCATTCAGCCCATTGGGTTTGGATGTGTATCTGTTCCCACAGTCGCGCGCGAATAACACGATTCAGATTGCGGATACCTATAGCTGGTTTCGCGCCGAGCATACGCTGAAATTTGGCGGCGACGTCAGACGAACACAACTCAACAGTTCCCTGAATCGCAATTATCGCGCACAGGTGGTGTTTGGCGGCACGCCGGATTTGACGGGACAGTTCGATCAAGCGCCAATACAAAATCTGAGCTTTTCCGGGCCAACACCGGGGTATTTCAGCGGCACTGATCTGGCGAGTTTGGGCATTCCAACTGGACTGTTTCAATCGCTAGCCATCGGCACGCCGAATTCCGAAATCGGGTTACGGCTCTGGCAATTGAACTTTTTTGCCAATGACAATTGGCGAGTACACCGTGGATTCACGCTGGATTACGGCTTGCGCTATGAATTGAACACTGTTCCGCGCGAAGTCAATTCCCGCATCGAAGACACTTTTGCACTCAACAATCTGCCATCCGCCGATACCTCGCTAAGAATTCGCGCGGCGCGCAGCACTCAAATTTTAAGCAATCAGGATTTGCTCAATTCTTACAATGCAACGATCAATTCCCTGAAGCAAACTTTCGCAGGTCGGGACTCCATCTTTGATCCCGATCGAAACAATTTCGGCGGTCATCTTGGTTTCGCGGTTGACCCATTTGCCGGAAGCAGCAGCCAGACTGGAAAAACGGTCATTCGCGGCGGCATCGGAGCGTATTACGACTTAACGCTGGGCAGCGTCGTCAGTCAGTCGCGCAACGTTTTCCCAAACTTTTTACCCTTCAATGCTGATGCAGGTTCATTTGCCAACTTTCAACAATTATTTTTTAGTCGTACGGGAGGGGGCATCCTCGCGATTTACAATCCGACCTTCATCAATATTGATGTCGTCAATCCGAACGGAAGCTCCATCACATATCCGTTGATTCAGTCTGGGCAACTCAATGCCGTTCAATTGCCGTCCGGTGTGTTGCCACAAGTGCTGGGGTTGCTGTTCAATCCCGCCACGTCCAACCCGGTTTCCAACGGCACTCGATTGCCGTCCGGCGGCGGGTTAGCCTACACGCTGCCTGCCAATGATTTGCGCTCGCCGTATACGCTGCAATTCAACCTGCAAGTCGAGCGCGAATTGTTCAACGATTTTCTGCTCAACGTGGCTTATGTCGGCACGCGAGGCGTGAAGTTGACGCGATTCCGCGCGCCGAATGGCGGGCCGAACTCCATCACCTTGCCGATTGATCCGCTGGGGTTTAATGCCAACAACCCGATTTTCGCCATTGCCTTGCCGCCTCTGAGCAACTTCGACGCCGGACAATATCAGCGGCCCAATCCGAATTTGGGGGCATACACCATTTTCGATTCTTCGGCAGCATCCATTTACCATTCGCTGCAGGCTTCACTGACCAAACGGTTTTCCCGTGGGTACCAATTCACGGCGGCGTATGCATGGTCGCACGCGATTGATGATGTTTCCGATGTGTTCGATGTGGGCGGAGCGTTCGTCTTGCCCCAAGATGACCGGGCATTACAATTGGAACGCGGCGACGCCAATTTCGATGTGCGCCACCGGTTCAGCCTGAGCACCATCAGCAATTTTCCATTCATTGATCGGTTCAACAACGCTCAAGGTGCTGCGAAAGCGGTATTGGGTGGTTGGCAACTGGCGACGTTTTCGACGTTCCAAACCGGCCAACCGTTCACCGTCAACAGCAGTCTGGATGTGAACCGGGATGGCAATCTAACAGATCGGTTGAACACGCTAAACGGGTTGACGCTGTTGGATGACCGGCAGGTGAAATTGCAATTGGGAACGAGTTCCGTCAACTTGCTGGCTCCGCTGGGCAAAAATGGCGCGATTGGCCGCAACACCTTCCGAGCGAACGGCATTGCCAAAACCGATTTGGCCGTCGTCAAAAATATTCAACTGCGCGGCGATCATTACATTGTTTTCCGAGCCGAAGCGTTCAACGTTTGGAATCGCACGCATTTTGGAATTCCCGTGCGCATTCTGGAAGCGCCGAGTTTCGGCAAATCCGTGGACACGCAAATTGGTCCGCGCCAGATACAGTTCGCGTTGAAGTATGTTTTTTGA